From the genome of Victivallis lenta, one region includes:
- a CDS encoding serine hydrolase domain-containing protein codes for MRKLLPRSTPEAEGVSSAALLAFFRAIEELDSVHSFMVMRHGRVIAEGWKKPYAPELPHMLFSLSKSFTSCAVGFACAEGKLSLDARLVDLFRDELPDRYDEKFERLRIRHLLSMTSGHDHCAMDDMEFRPNWARAFFETALAYEPGTRFCYNSGASYMLAASVVRATGKGLREYLRPRLFDPLGIAPRCWELSPQGIEAGGWGFNLTTEEIASFAQCLLEGGRRDGKQIIPADYFRQATSVQADNSMNDQPDWKTGYGFQFWRCRHNAFRGDGAFGQYAIAMPDQEMALAVTSGLRNMQSILDRVWEILLPAAEEKPAAPAPADAAALAEAVTHWEMPVLGSAGRVLPLRRYALSENALQFETIEFASFDDHIELTLDGETMKAGFGRRIANTLSWREPVPRRMEASARWNSERELELLVSCCETPFQWSFLLTVEDSGVGLVRKSNLLFRTGEWPPLAGHPLD; via the coding sequence ATGAGAAAACTGCTGCCGCGTTCGACGCCGGAGGCGGAGGGGGTCTCGTCCGCCGCGCTGCTCGCGTTTTTCCGGGCGATCGAAGAACTGGATTCCGTCCACAGTTTCATGGTCATGCGGCACGGCCGGGTGATCGCGGAGGGGTGGAAGAAACCGTATGCCCCCGAACTCCCCCATATGCTGTTTTCGCTCAGCAAGAGCTTCACCTCCTGCGCGGTCGGGTTCGCCTGCGCGGAAGGGAAGCTTTCGCTTGATGCGCGGCTGGTCGACCTGTTCCGGGATGAATTGCCGGATCGTTACGACGAAAAGTTCGAGCGTCTGCGCATCCGTCATCTGCTTTCGATGACTTCCGGGCACGATCACTGTGCGATGGACGACATGGAGTTCCGGCCGAACTGGGCCAGGGCGTTTTTCGAGACCGCGCTCGCATATGAACCGGGAACGCGCTTCTGTTACAATTCCGGCGCGAGCTACATGCTCGCCGCCTCCGTCGTGCGGGCAACCGGGAAGGGGCTCCGGGAGTACCTGCGGCCGCGGCTGTTCGACCCGCTCGGCATCGCGCCGCGCTGCTGGGAGCTGTCGCCGCAGGGGATCGAGGCCGGCGGATGGGGATTCAACCTGACCACCGAAGAGATCGCCTCGTTCGCCCAGTGTCTGCTTGAAGGCGGCCGGCGGGACGGGAAGCAGATCATCCCGGCCGATTACTTCAGGCAGGCGACGAGCGTGCAGGCCGACAACTCGATGAACGACCAGCCTGACTGGAAGACAGGCTACGGCTTTCAGTTCTGGCGCTGCCGGCACAATGCATTCCGGGGCGACGGCGCCTTCGGGCAGTATGCGATTGCGATGCCGGACCAGGAGATGGCGCTTGCGGTCACCTCCGGGCTGCGGAACATGCAGTCGATCCTCGACCGCGTCTGGGAGATTCTGCTGCCGGCGGCAGAGGAGAAGCCTGCGGCCCCCGCTCCGGCGGATGCCGCGGCTCTGGCAGAGGCGGTAACGCACTGGGAGATGCCGGTGCTCGGTTCCGCCGGGCGCGTCCTGCCGCTTCGCCGTTACGCCTTGTCGGAGAATGCATTGCAGTTTGAAACCATCGAGTTTGCATCATTCGACGATCATATCGAACTGACGCTCGACGGCGAAACGATGAAAGCCGGTTTCGGCCGCCGGATCGCCAATACGCTGTCGTGGCGGGAGCCGGTGCCGCGCCGGATGGAGGCGAGCGCCCGGTGGAATTCGGAGCGCGAGCTGGAGCTGCTGGTCTCCTGCTGCGAGACGCCGTTTCAGTGGAGCTTCCTGCTGACGGTGGAGGACTCCGGCGTCGGGCTGGTCCGCAAATCGAACCTCCTGTTCCGTACCGGGGAGT